Within the Montipora foliosa isolate CH-2021 chromosome 11, ASM3666993v2, whole genome shotgun sequence genome, the region GAGAGGAAATTATACGAGAGGGGAAATGAAATTAGCTTTTATTTGGACACTTCACTCATTATGGAACGTCAAAAGCTATATCCTTCTTCAATATGTTTTTTCAGAAGCTTAAGCTTGCATCATTCCAGTTTACCATACTCTTATCTTCattatgaatatttattagtggGATGCTATACTAGATAAGTCTGACTCAACTTTCACTTAGAAAAAGTTAAGAGTTTGGTTTACTGTAGTTGAACAATACTGAAGGAAAATCCCAAATTCTATATATGAGGCCTTACAATGAAGGTTTTCCTATACAAATATGGcgcaaataaaatttaacaataattattttaaaggaaattTCGAATTTGCTGTTTATCAGGAAAAAAATCAGATCAGAAGAGTGCAGAACTACACCTGACCATCAACTTCCATTTCAGCAAAGGTAAGCATTAGGCTAAACAAGAATCTGACTTGCCTTATTCTACTGTTGACCTGTCGTTTTAGAACAATCAATCATCTTTCGTTTAAAAGTGAACTGGACGTAAAACATCCACCACAATTCAAGTTGTAATAATACTCACTGCCTTTGAATTCTTTTGTAGTGCATTTCCAAAAACACGAACATACACTGCAACATCTCATGGTGATGTTAGTTTCAGTAGCGATGCAGATCATCCTATCACTCAACAAAAGGTAAACATTACACTGAACAAGGAAACATTAACCTGGCTCTCACCAAAGTTAAATCTTAGGCAAAATTTGGGAGTGATGGAAACTGTCATTTCACTTCAGGTTTAGCCATGGTATTAATATAGTTAATGCAATGTTTGAAACTGAATTAGCAGTAAAACATACACCACAAGATGGTACAAGAATTCACataactttttgttttttttacagtaCAGGTAGTGCCTCATCTGTTAGTGTTCCTCACACATATGCACATTCTGTAACATGTGATGATGGTCCCCGTTCCACCAGTGATGCAGATCTGCTTTATGCCTCCTTAATCCCTGGCACTTTGCTATACAGTAGTGATTCTGAAGGAGAAAATGTCCCTGTGGCAGTAGATGATCCTCAAGTGTTTCAAATAAAGACAAGCTGGTCATTACAAGAGATACTAGAACAACTAGCTCTTAAGATTAATGAAGATAAGATATCAAAATTTAATATAAGTCGTAGTCATCTTTGGGAAGGTGCTTTAAGGGGGCTTAGAAGAAAATCTTTTTCTCCGGATAACAAGGTTTCAGTTAAGTTTACTGATGACTCTGGAACTTCTGAGGGTGCAATTGACTTGGGGGGGCCAAAAAGAGAATTTTTTACCCTGGTTCTGGATTGGATTGTTAACTCACAGTTATTTTGTGGTCCagaaaaaagcaaatttttgtCATGCAATGCTAACTATTTGGGAAATGATTACTTTTTTTATGCTGGTGAGTTCATTGCAATGTCCATAGTTCATGGTGGTCCTGGACCAAGATGCTTTGGTCTTCCCTTGTATGATGCATTGACAAAAGGAGTTACACAAGCAAATGTCTGTCTTGAGAATGTTTATGATTTTGACCTCAGAAATTCTCTGCAGGCTATCAAGAATACCACATCTGTTCAAGAGGCTCAAAAGCTTATCTCAGATCATAATCTAGAAACAGTCTGAGAGCTAGCAGGAACCCTCCAGATCGTAACAAAGCAGGAAGACATTTTAAATCTTCTTGACAAGACTGCTCATTGGTTTGTAATTGACAGGGTCCATGCAGCATTTGAGCGATTTAAAGAAGGGCTAGCCCAACTAGGTGTCCTTCAAGCTATGACAGAAAATTATGAGAAATTTAAAGAAGTTTTCTGTTATTCTGAAGAAACACTAACTGCAGAATTATTTGGCTGTCTTTTTTCTGTCCATTAtagtgaaactggttcaaaTAATTGCCAACTTGAAGGGCTAGTGTTGTCACGGTGGAATGATTTTTTGCAAGATGTTGAAGAAAAAACAGTAGAATTGACTTTTAGAgatattcttttttttgtcagtgGAGTTAGGGAAGTTCCCCCAGGTGGTATAGAACAGCACATTGGCTTCCTTCATGCACCTGAGCAATGTGGTGAAAAATCCAAGTTCCCAAAAGCAAATGCATGTTCCTGCCAGTTGTTATTACCAGTGGTGCATGGCACATATGATGACTTTAAAAAAGATGTATCTATAGAAGAcaaaactgccaagtgaaccttggacggctaactgaggcttttataactagactctgtctattaaagtagccagttgtacaGCTTCTTCTATGAGCAGGAAGGtattacacgtgctctttaacagttatgaatgaggccttaacagatttggccaatgcaagTGTACGTTATAAACTGATATCTAGGAACAAAGTCACTATgtcctcattttatttatttataacaaaaccattgattttatgaccttgaacgaccgactacaaagaacacgaagataactaacgcgacatgaatagccccTTTTAGTATGGTCACATTCCATTAACTGTATTTTACTgatggggcagtaaaatctcattttaCAAATACCAGGGGATATGGATATGCATAATGTTCTAAAACTCTTCCCCAGTCTTTTGAAACGAAATGAGGTCCTCATactgttcttgttcatgtttaAGTGAAAGGGTAAATGCAAATGAATAAGAATGTCacctttgcattattttataaatactaGGGGATAGGGAATGacgttttaaaacattttcCTCAGTTTTTTGAAAAGTAAGGATGCAATATCATTCCTGTTCATGTTAAGAGAAGTAATTCGATATGAATAAAGTGTCATTTTACCATACTGTATCTAATTTCTAAATGTGAAAGAGTAGAGCATCTGTTGTACTTTTGTGTACAACCAACTTTGCAATCTTGTTTGCACTTAAAGTACTGAATAGGATGCATTACATTTCATCTGAAAAATTGGTGGAAGTCATTTCAATCTTCTGCTTTACCATATATAGTACCATTGCACTGTATTAAAATGTCATAGAATGACCTATTGTGATACTTGCATTAAACGTTGGAAAAGTGTTAATTAATGCCTCCCTCCAGTTTGTCGGGCGGTGCAAATTTAAACTCTCCAGTGCATAGTTAAAATACTccagaaaaatattttcttcttcGTCCGTTGTACAGCACACAGCCATATCATCAAGTTGTTGTTCTGTAATGGGACATCTGAAATCTTCAAACCCACTGTTCTCTGGAAGGTAGAAAAGCTCATCAGGCCTACCAGGGACTGTATCATGACGTGATTTTCGAATGTAATGGGTGTTCCATTGATCCCTTACACGATCTAGGTCAACCTGCAAGATATCTTTAAAACAGAACCACAAACAGGACATACTTAATTCACTAGCAGTATCGACAATGTTTGTTTCAACTaagtctttaaaaaaattaatccaCCACGTTGATCTGTCATGCCGATAAAATGACCACCATGCCTCTATGCGCTGGTTTGCTGGGGACGATCCGTATCTATGTGCATTTAATCCAGCTTGTTCGTCGTTACCATTTCCTCGAAAATAACACTGCATGGCCGCCATGGTCACATTTTCAGTCCCACAATCTGTTCGAAGAACTCTTGGGCAACCTCTATTTGATTTGACACAATCGTAAAACAATGAAGCTACGTGGCAGGGGTCATTATTCGAGGGGCAAATTTTCAACCACATGACTCGACGACTGAAACCTTCCACCGCACCATGAATAGGAAAGCCGTATGGCTTTAGCT harbors:
- the LOC137975556 gene encoding uncharacterized protein produces the protein MLCNFPPFLFAISLGKNVCASCGAGLKSSSKFFPFCGQKVANDTSTSETDKGATKCLSLQKYAAKKSEERSTHFRSSGSKRRGQKKREEDPFALINIGVMRFVGPDVTAPIRGKTLPLKVRKDCGYAEVFIEALVKRQAHDQAFVSRTSWKLVYPDGQLAMNLPDQQEEEFTLRDYEEDLGKPYNRITLYLCPEEPEDEFMLDSETETEPDTQGVRKKIRSEECRTTPDHQLPFQQSTGSASSVSVPHTYAHSVTCDDGPRSTSDADLLYASLIPGTLLYSSDSEGENVPVAVDDPQVFQIKTSWSLQEILEQLALKINEDKISKFNISRSHLWEGALRGLRRKSFSPDNKVSVKFTDDSGTSEGAIDLGGPKREFFTLVLDWIVNSQLFCGPEKSKFLSCNANYLGNDYFFYAGEFIAMSIVHGGPGPRCFGLPLYDALTKGVTQANVCLENVYDFDLRNSLQAIKNTTSVQEAQKLISDHNLETV